The Vulpes lagopus strain Blue_001 chromosome 14, ASM1834538v1, whole genome shotgun sequence genome window below encodes:
- the LOC121475601 gene encoding LOW QUALITY PROTEIN: aldo-keto reductase family 1 member A1-like (The sequence of the model RefSeq protein was modified relative to this genomic sequence to represent the inferred CDS: substituted 1 base at 1 genomic stop codon) — MAASCVLLHTGQKMPLIGLGTWKSDPGQVKAAIMYALSVGYRHIDCAAIYGNEAEIGEALKENVGPGKLVLXEELFVTSKLWNTKHHPKDVEPALRKTLADLQLEYLDLYLMHWPYAFERGDNPFPKNADGTIRYDSTHYKETWKALEALVAKGLVRALGLSNFNSQQIDDVLSVASVRPAVLQVECHPYLAQKELIAHCQARGLEVTAYSPLGSSDRAWRDPDEPVLLEEPVVLALAEKYGRSPAQILLRWQVQRKVICIPKSITPSRILQNIQVFDFTFSPDEMKQLDALNKNWRYIVPMLTVDGKRVPRDAGHPLYPFNDPY; from the coding sequence ATGGCGGCTTCATGTGTCCTCCTACACACTGGGCAGAAGATGCCCCTGATTGGGCTGGGCACCTGGAAGAGTGATCCTGGCCAGGTAAAAGCAGCTATTATGTATGCCCTGAGTGTAGGCTACCGCCACATTGACTGTGCTGCTATCTATGGCAATGAGGCTGAGATCGGGGAGGCCCTGAAGGAGAACGTAGGACCTGGCAAGTTGGTGCTTTGAGAGGAACTGTTTGTGACTTCTAAGCTGTGGAACACTAAACACCACCCCAAGGATGTGGAGCCTGCCCTCCGGAAGACACTGGCTGACCTCCAGCTGGAATATTTGGACCTGTACCTGATGCACTGGCCTTATGCCTTTGAGCGGGGAGACAACCCTTTCCCTAAAAATGCCGATGGGACAATCCGCTATGACTCTACCCACTACAAGGAGACCTGGAAAGCTCTGGAGGCACTGGTGGCTAAGGGACTAGTACGAGCACTGGGCCTGTCCAATTTCAACAGTCAGCAGATCGATGATGTGCTCAGTGTGGCCTCTGTACGCCCAGCTGTCCTGCAGGTGGAATGTCACCCATACTTGGCTCAGAAGGAGCTAATTGCTCACTGCCAAGCACGCGGCCTGGAGGTGACCGCTTATAGCCCTCTGGGATCCTCTGATCGAGCTTGGCGTGATCCTGATGAGCCTGTCCTACTTGAGGAGCCGGTAGTCTTGGCACTGGCTGAAAAGTATGGCCGGTCTCCAGCTCAGATCCTGCTCAGGTGGCAGGTCCAGCGGAAAGTGATCTGCATCCCCAAGAGTATCACACCTTCACGTATTCTCCAGAACATCCAGGTGTTTGACTTCACCTTTAGCCCAGACGAGATGAAGCAGCTAGATGCCCTGAATAAAAATTGGCGATACATTGTACCCATGCTCACAGTGGATGGGAAGAGGGTCCCAAGAGATGCAGGGCACCCTCTGTACCCCTTTAATGATCCATACTGA